One segment of Vallicoccus soli DNA contains the following:
- the murC gene encoding UDP-N-acetylmuramate--L-alanine ligase: MTAVPAPETIPPADRLGRVHFVGIGGAGMSGIARILLARGLPVSGSDAKESRSLAALRALGARVHVGHDAAHVADADTVVVSSAIRESNPELAAARERGLLVLPRAAALAAVMQGRRAVAVAGTHGKTTTTSLLTVALQHCGADPSFAIGGHLNESGANAHNGSGDVFVAEADESDGSFLLYTPSGAVVTNVEPDHLDHYGTAEAVTAAFDAFAARIVPDGFLVACADDPGSAALAARVRERGGVAVRTYGESEDADLRVDGLVLEGSGSRFEAVARGRRLGPVALQVPGRHNALNAAAALTAGLLLGQPASDLREGLEGFTGTRRRSELKGTARGVRVYDDYAHHPTEVEAVLRAFRGVVGAGRLVVTFQPHRYSRTEAFREDFGRALGLADEVVVMEVYGAGEDPVPGVSGATVAAAVPLPGDAVVFEPSWSAVAGELARRARPGDVVLTLGAGDVTMIGPEVLGQLRGDAG, encoded by the coding sequence GTGACGGCCGTACCCGCCCCCGAGACCATCCCGCCCGCCGACAGGCTCGGGCGCGTCCACTTCGTCGGGATCGGCGGTGCCGGCATGTCCGGGATCGCGCGCATCCTGCTGGCCCGTGGCCTGCCGGTGTCGGGCAGCGACGCCAAGGAGTCGCGGAGCCTCGCCGCGCTGCGGGCGCTCGGCGCGCGCGTGCACGTCGGCCACGACGCCGCGCACGTCGCCGACGCCGACACCGTGGTCGTCAGCTCGGCGATCCGCGAGTCCAACCCCGAGCTCGCCGCCGCGCGCGAGCGGGGCCTGCTCGTGCTGCCCCGCGCCGCGGCGCTCGCGGCGGTCATGCAGGGCCGGCGGGCCGTCGCCGTGGCCGGCACGCACGGCAAGACGACGACGACCTCGCTGCTCACCGTGGCGCTGCAGCACTGCGGGGCCGACCCGTCGTTCGCCATCGGCGGGCACCTCAACGAGTCGGGCGCGAACGCGCACAACGGCTCGGGCGACGTGTTCGTCGCCGAGGCCGACGAGAGCGATGGCTCGTTCCTGCTCTACACGCCCTCGGGCGCCGTCGTCACCAACGTCGAGCCCGACCACCTCGACCACTACGGCACGGCCGAGGCGGTCACCGCGGCGTTCGACGCCTTCGCCGCGCGGATCGTCCCCGACGGCTTCCTCGTCGCCTGCGCCGACGACCCGGGCTCCGCGGCGCTGGCCGCCCGGGTGCGCGAGCGCGGCGGCGTGGCCGTGCGGACGTACGGCGAGAGCGAGGACGCGGACCTGCGGGTCGACGGCCTCGTCCTGGAGGGCTCGGGCTCGCGCTTCGAGGCCGTGGCCCGCGGGCGGCGCCTCGGCCCGGTCGCGCTGCAGGTGCCCGGGCGGCACAACGCCCTGAACGCCGCCGCCGCCCTGACCGCGGGGCTCCTGCTCGGGCAGCCCGCCAGCGACCTGCGCGAGGGCCTCGAGGGGTTCACCGGCACCCGCCGCCGCTCGGAGCTCAAGGGCACCGCGCGCGGCGTGCGCGTCTACGACGACTACGCGCACCACCCCACCGAGGTCGAGGCGGTCCTGCGGGCCTTCCGCGGCGTCGTGGGGGCCGGGCGGCTCGTCGTGACCTTCCAGCCGCACCGCTACAGCCGCACCGAGGCGTTCCGCGAGGACTTCGGCCGCGCCCTCGGGCTCGCCGACGAGGTGGTCGTCATGGAGGTGTACGGCGCGGGCGAGGACCCGGTCCCCGGCGTCAGCGGCGCGACCGTCGCCGCAGCGGTGCCGCTGCCCGGCGACGCCGTGGTGTTCGAGCCGTCCTGGTCGGCGGTCGCCGGCGAGCTCGCCCGGCGCGCCCGCCCCGGCGACGTGGTGCTCACCCTCGGCGCGGGCGACGTGACGATGATCGGCCCGGAGGTCCTCGGGCAGCTGCGGGGGGACGCGGGATGA
- the murG gene encoding undecaprenyldiphospho-muramoylpentapeptide beta-N-acetylglucosaminyltransferase produces the protein MRVVLAGGGTAGHIEPALSLADALRRHDPATGVTALGTERGLEVRLVPQRGYDLALIPPVPVPRRPTLDLARLPGRLRGAVRDTTAVLERVGADVVVGFGGYVAAPAYLAARRRGTPVVVHEANVRPGLANRLGARWAAAVACAVPGTPLPGAVHVGMPLRRSVTTLDRPAVRAEARAHFGLEPDRPTLLVFGGSQGARRVNEAVAAAAPALGRAGVQVLHAAGMQNEVVVERGPGAPPYVVVPYLERMDLAYAAADLAVCRAGAMTVAELCAVGLPALYVPLPIGNGEQRLNAAPAVRAGGALLVEDEHLTGPRVADEVLPLLGDPERLRAMGAAAAAFGRRDGDEQLARLVRAAAQGDGALREGGAP, from the coding sequence CTGCGGGTGGTGCTCGCCGGCGGCGGCACCGCCGGGCACATCGAGCCCGCGCTCTCGCTCGCGGACGCCCTGCGCCGCCACGACCCCGCCACCGGCGTGACCGCCCTCGGCACCGAGCGCGGCCTCGAGGTGCGGCTGGTGCCGCAGCGCGGGTACGACCTCGCGCTCATCCCGCCCGTGCCGGTGCCGCGGCGCCCGACGCTCGACCTGGCGCGGCTGCCGGGGCGCCTGCGCGGCGCGGTGCGCGACACCACCGCCGTGCTCGAGCGGGTCGGCGCCGACGTCGTCGTGGGCTTCGGCGGCTACGTCGCCGCCCCCGCGTACCTCGCCGCGCGCCGGCGCGGGACGCCGGTCGTGGTGCACGAGGCGAACGTGCGCCCGGGCCTGGCGAACCGCCTCGGCGCGCGCTGGGCCGCCGCGGTGGCCTGCGCGGTGCCGGGGACGCCCCTGCCGGGGGCGGTGCACGTGGGCATGCCGCTGCGCCGCTCGGTGACCACCCTCGACCGCCCCGCCGTGCGCGCCGAGGCCCGGGCGCACTTCGGCCTCGAGCCGGACCGCCCGACCCTGCTCGTCTTCGGCGGCTCCCAGGGGGCCCGGCGGGTCAACGAGGCCGTGGCGGCCGCCGCCCCGGCGCTCGGGCGGGCCGGCGTGCAGGTGCTGCACGCGGCGGGGATGCAGAACGAGGTCGTCGTGGAGCGCGGCCCGGGCGCGCCGCCGTACGTCGTCGTGCCGTACCTCGAGCGGATGGACCTCGCGTACGCCGCCGCCGACCTGGCCGTCTGCCGCGCCGGCGCGATGACGGTGGCGGAGCTGTGCGCCGTCGGGCTGCCCGCGCTCTACGTGCCGCTGCCCATCGGCAACGGCGAGCAGCGGCTCAACGCGGCGCCGGCCGTGCGGGCCGGGGGAGCGCTGCTCGTGGAGGACGAGCACCTCACGGGCCCGCGGGTCGCGGACGAGGTGCTGCCGCTGCTCGGCGACCCGGAGCGGCTGCGGGCCATGGGCGCGGCCGCGGCGGCCTTCGGCCGGCGCGACGGCGACGAGCAGCTCGCGCGGCTCGTCCGGGCCGCTGCGCAGGGCGACGGGGCGCTGCGGGAGGGTGGGGCACCGTGA
- the ftsW gene encoding putative lipid II flippase FtsW: MSATTTTRPPAPPREEGRPPLRELLERPLTSYYVVLGATVMLCALGLVMVLSASIVTSYEESGSSFTIFSRQLMWVVAGAPLLWAASRLPVVVLRRLTYLLLLGTLVLLALTQTPLGVSVNGNRNWIDVGGPFRLQPSELAKLALAVWGADLLARKHRLLVQWKHLLVPLVPVSVLVLGLVLLGRDLGTSLVLMAITGALLFFAGAPMRLFGLLGGAALALVVALTVSSDNRRARLLSFADPSADPLGAGWQLLHSKYALGSGGWFGLGLGASREKWNWLPEQQTDFIFAVIGEELGLVGTVVVLALFAALAYGGLRIALRTDDLFVRLCAAAITSWILVQAMVNVGAVLGVLPIAGIPLPLVSYGGSALLPTMVALGILLSFARQERGAAEALAARGPSPLRRAAWAVRGALPARLPRPRLRRGARA, encoded by the coding sequence GTGAGCGCGACCACCACGACCCGCCCGCCGGCGCCGCCGCGCGAGGAGGGCCGCCCCCCGCTGCGCGAGCTGCTCGAGCGCCCGCTCACCTCGTACTACGTGGTGCTGGGGGCCACGGTCATGCTCTGCGCGCTCGGCCTGGTCATGGTGCTCAGCGCGTCGATCGTGACCTCGTACGAGGAGAGCGGCTCGTCCTTCACGATCTTCAGCCGCCAGCTCATGTGGGTGGTCGCCGGCGCGCCGCTGCTCTGGGCCGCCTCGCGGCTGCCGGTCGTGGTGCTGCGGCGGCTGACGTACCTCCTGCTGCTCGGCACGCTCGTCCTGCTGGCGCTGACCCAGACCCCGCTCGGCGTCTCGGTCAACGGCAACCGCAACTGGATCGACGTGGGCGGCCCGTTCCGCCTGCAGCCCTCCGAGCTCGCCAAGCTCGCGCTCGCCGTCTGGGGCGCCGACCTGCTCGCGCGCAAGCACCGGCTGCTCGTGCAGTGGAAGCACCTGCTCGTGCCGCTCGTGCCCGTGTCGGTGCTCGTGCTCGGCCTCGTGCTGCTCGGGCGCGACCTCGGCACGAGCCTGGTGCTCATGGCGATCACCGGGGCGCTGCTCTTCTTCGCCGGCGCCCCGATGCGCCTCTTCGGCCTGCTCGGCGGCGCGGCGCTCGCGCTCGTCGTCGCGCTGACCGTGTCGAGCGACAACCGCCGCGCGCGCCTGCTGAGCTTCGCCGACCCCAGCGCGGACCCGCTCGGCGCGGGCTGGCAGCTGCTGCACAGCAAGTACGCCCTCGGCTCCGGCGGCTGGTTCGGCCTCGGCCTGGGCGCCTCGCGCGAGAAGTGGAACTGGCTGCCCGAGCAGCAGACCGACTTCATCTTCGCCGTCATCGGCGAGGAGCTGGGGCTCGTGGGCACGGTGGTGGTCCTCGCGCTCTTCGCCGCCCTGGCCTACGGGGGCCTGCGCATCGCGCTGCGCACGGACGACCTCTTCGTGCGCCTCTGCGCGGCGGCGATCACCTCGTGGATCCTCGTGCAGGCGATGGTCAACGTGGGCGCCGTGCTCGGCGTGCTGCCGATCGCCGGCATCCCGCTGCCCCTCGTCTCGTACGGCGGCTCGGCCCTGCTGCCGACGATGGTCGCGCTCGGCATCCTGCTCTCGTTCGCCCGCCAGGAGCGCGGCGCCGCCGAGGCGCTCGCCGCGCGCGGGCCGAGCCCGCTGCGCCGGGCCGCGTGGGCGGTCCGCGGGGCGCTGCCGGCCCGCCTGCCGCGCCCGCGCCTGCGCCGCGGGGCGCGCGCGTGA